The DNA window CGCTatgtaagatttttaaataataattacaatattgaaGTACTACAGtacttaattttctttcagtaaattaattaaaaaatgtacagatgcatatttccattttttaaattaatatcttatgtaataaaaaaatctttatataattgattacatTATATGTACTATAATGTGTCATTTGTCTATAATGCACAaggaattataatatatatttaattattttttatgctatttatttatttttattatatcttttaatggaGAAAGAGTTGATGCACAGAATATTTTCTTCggagaaacaaataatataatttacactaTATGAAACAGCATTTGCAGATAGTAAAAGTATTTGCTATTAACTTGAACTTTAATTtgctattaactttaaatttgaactttaattttgtcaagtTTTTCCCGCGCAAATTTGAAATCGTCACCATTAGATGCGTTCATTTCCTTTCGGCTAACTTTCTTCGCGACACTGTGCGAAAATTACAAGCGTGTGGAGCTACCTTTTTCCGGTTCTCGACAGGAGCGTTCGCTGGTTTTCTCTGCTTGTTCAAAATGGtaagatattttatcaaatcttACATACCAAATCTTGCTGAAATCTACATAATGTTGATcaccaaataaaaatgattgctgtcaagaaattttttgtgtatatattttaccgTGAAACGTTAATGTATTACATGCTTACGGGGCATCTAACCTAACAGCGAGGTTATGTTTTGAAAGCGTTCCACACTTGACGTGATCACATTAATGTTATTCAAGTTATATGGTGCAGGGGTTCTAAAGTTTTGAATTTGAATCTTTACAGGCGAAACGTACAAAGAAGGTCGGAATCACCGGTAAATATGGCACCCGTTATGGTGCCTCCCTTAGAAAAATGgtgaaaaaaatggaaatcacCCAACACAGCAAGTACACTTGCTCATTTTGTGGTAAGGTAAGTAActgtcttttattttataaatactacaacttgaaaagataaaatctcAATCCTTTTGGTACTTTCTAAAGTTGAGACTGTGGTACgatgacatttttttactgtcTGCTCTAtgactttttttatacaaacatttgatagtttaatataattaaagcgaaagaaaaattatcacaCTGTATATTAAACTGCTtcccattttttttaacaggagGCGATGAAACGCAGCGTTGTAGGAATCTGGTCCTGTAAACGATGCAAGAGGACAGTTGCTGGTGGTGCATGGGTATATTCCACGACTGCCGCCGCCTCAGTAAGATCAGCTGTACGTAGATTGCGTGAAGTTAAAGAACAgtaaatgtatgtaataaatatcttaacaatttatactgtgattttatttaatacagaCCAACTGTTTCCAATTGATTTGAacagttacaataattatatatgtatatatatatatatatatatatatatatatatatttataatcatatttcatattaaattgataattattgttcttattaaatttatttaatagttcAATTCTTTTCTCATCTATATTTCTACATGTTACTAtactttattatcttttaattttattcttttattgttaacgatttatacaaatattttagattccAATCCCCTCAATGCTACAAACGTTTTGTAGCATtttattaaccaatcagaacagaattttacaaattgattaATCAAAAAATCCTTTGAAGCATTTGTAGTATCAAATGAATCTTAGCcttatgtacaaaattttaatgattaaggagttaaattaattataattgaagtTTTGTTAATCAGGaattataagtattaaaataatgaaacaataTTCATGTATGTAACgaaactaattatttattctaacaagTTGTAATTATAGTGtgatcataattattttataagatttgaTAGAATACTTATATGgtacaattttaacaattataaataaattactttttaagagGCTTTGTCTTTTAGTCAAacttaattacattttgagAAAAAGAATCAAAAGTCAGGTTTAAAAGTCGTTAATGTGCATACAtttatgtttacaaattttacttactttatgttttaaattattatactagtATTATAGACATATccattatataaacttaaggtatacaaataattttattgtctttaAAAGATCATGCTTACGCAGTTCAggctattataataatcaaaactGTCCTTTCATCATTATAATCGATTGAACTGTAAAGCTAGAAACATCTTACTCGTTGAgcaaatgattaaaataaaaaaatcatttattagcaattttattcatattaataatagtattctTTATGAAATCAGCCTGTAAGGAATGAAGTATTTGTGAAGAGGTACTATTGACTATCGTTTTTCGATCGCGATCgaacattttatcatttactTATAAAGTGGACTGACATTGCTTTCAACATATAAGTCAACTTGTattctatacaaaaataaataccaCAGTCTTAGAAGACAAATATATCAAGCTATTAACGTTGCACCATCAccataacatttttttgaattaCATAAGAATAATGAGTATATTCGTCATTTAATAGCAATAGATATACAAGTAGGGATGGTCTCAAAGCTGTGTCGGAAGTTATTTCACAAAGgtgtaaatttacaaaagtttcttGTTTTCAATAGCAGATTTGAGAATCATTCAAATGAAAGctgttacttttataattgctcgagggataaaaaataaaaatattctgtcgCAACTTAAGATGTCGATGAAAACCAGGTGTCAGGTTTAAAAAACGGAAGATTATTTTGTTCAGTTCTTTGCATAAACAGTCACACATAATTCTTAATTACTATTGCACTCcagttaaatttgttattgaaTCTATGAGCGATTGCGCTTCGCAAATGCGCCACactcaaaaattgttttctttaaaacaatttatgatAGATGCTTTATTTGCatgtttatttgcaaattaaatatttggggaaataattaacaagtAAAATGTGCGCAATAGCTGATCATGCTAGAAAAATctgttaacattaaaatatggaAGACACTCTGGTACGTCTGCATTAAAACTGCATTATGTCTCCGCAATCAAATTTAACGAGAGTTAATTGTATGCATTTAACTAAAAAACCTGATGAGTTCTATATATATTGCTATAAATTCTGATAAGTACATGCTTTTCACAAAACGACGCGTAACAGTTAAATTATACGAACGAGATGCAACGAGGAACTATCAGAAAcatgaatataaaaagatcCAGTGCTCTTCCCTAATTATTAAATGGattgtacaataataatttttctatattattatcgATAGCGATCATATCAACTTCACTGACATTCCAGCATTCACTCCATCATTATCTCGCGATGTATTTCTAGCATATTCACATTTCATTTCGTTGAGTACCGATTTAACGGTCAGTCATTCGTCATTGCACTCATCCgaaattatcaaatatgtCTCTCTTttgtattaacaattatttataacagtgGTCTGATATGATTCCTTCTTTACTGCTTCTTAATCAGAAAAGAAGAATAAGAATTCACTCTGTTCGTCGTTTAGTATCACTTATGTTCACACACGATCAGAGAAGATCATCTCTGTCACTATTGTGCATTGATCAAGGCGTACCGTAAGGACCATACTACGAAGAATGGCAGTAAATTTTCGATACTGCTTTCGATCAATGGTAAATAAATCTCatctaattatttaactatgaTTTTTCTCACACGTAACTCCGACGAGAATCGATTCTTCCT is part of the Monomorium pharaonis isolate MP-MQ-018 chromosome 2, ASM1337386v2, whole genome shotgun sequence genome and encodes:
- the LOC105834393 gene encoding 60S ribosomal protein L37a codes for the protein MKQHLQIVKVFAINLNFNLLLTLNLNFNFVKFFPRKFEIVTIRCVHFLSANFLRDTVRKLQACGATFFRFSTGAFAGFLCLFKMAKRTKKVGITGKYGTRYGASLRKMVKKMEITQHSKYTCSFCGKEAMKRSVVGIWSCKRCKRTVAGGAWVYSTTAAASVRSAVRRLREVKEQ